In one Culex quinquefasciatus strain JHB chromosome 2, VPISU_Cqui_1.0_pri_paternal, whole genome shotgun sequence genomic region, the following are encoded:
- the LOC6050165 gene encoding esterase B1 — protein sequence MLLFLLLEALSFSSATKNPCVVEFGSNSSGVGVFDETFSSTPQCSYYGVCYAEAPVGSLRFMNPVLHDPRGPQNYTKQGTMCPQMNTHNGSIMGVEDCLVMDIITPFVPGPSKPTKLPVLVYIHGGSFVNGYSGLGLWKGADLLIDKNVIVVSINYRLKVLGFLRHPEFNITGNFGLKDQRTALLWIQKYIHLFGGDPTRVTLMGHSAGGASVIYHLYAKTSKGLFQQVISLGGTMIAPWALNYKPQGITAELLRRLNVTLLEELQNIDYKKLFFDDRFDFSWYFTMIHDGFVPTLEDPDDPEAFITVPPHTLILDKPASDVPLIVGQTATEYRLMLKYLEFFIMGSYFPHKSWQPIYYDIAKLVQSKINASDKPDIIVQLANLASGYYPVKRTIQHLVSQSSSPVYYFQFEYEGRFGYLKRDQNQTNQHGAAHGDELGYIFSPLVEDEAVADRERFRTEWSVHEETVQLVSDFVKFGNPTPQVDIQPNLVWPQYSESDSTDRKYLNIGQNLEIIPDTDSEDDLFNFYEPIYECLYYHNCDEVEVMVKSMKRTESSQFDNIVKMMCKNAGKNGAEIPDMCYAF from the exons ATGTTGCTGTTTCTGCTGCTGGAAGCGCTGAGCTTTAGCTCGGCCACCAAGAATCCCTGCGTGGTCGAGTTTGGTAGCAACTCCTCCGGAGTTGGCGTGTTTGACGAAACGTTCTCAAGCACTCCGCAGTGCTCGTACTATGGAGTTTGTTACGCGGAAGCTCCCGTTGGATCGTTGAGGTTTATG AATCCAGTTCTTCACGACCCGCGAGGACCGCAGAATTACACCAAGCAGGGTACCATGTGTCCGCAGATGAATACTCACAACGGAAGCATCATGGGCGTTGAGGATTGTCTTGTGATGGACATCATTACGCCGTTTGTACCAGGACCATCAAAGCCAACCAAACTCCCGGTTTTAGTGTACATCCACGGTGGATCCTTCGTGAATGGATATTCCGGACTGGGTCTCTGGAAGGGTGCCGATCTTCTAATCGATAAAAATGTCATCGTAGTCAGTATCAACTACCGCCTTAAAGTTCTAGGATTCCTTCGCCATCCTGAGTTCAACATCACCGGCAACTTTGGTTTGAAAGACCAACGAACTGCGCTGCTGTGGATCCAGAAGTACATCCACCTCTTCGGCGGTGATCCCACTCGGGTAACACTCATGGGACACAGCGCCGGAGGCGCCTCGGTGATCTACCATCTGTACGCCAAGACTTCTAAGGGACTATTCCAGCAGGTGATTTCGCTCGGCGGGACTATGATTGCCCCGTGGGCGCTGAACTACAAACCGCAAGGAATCACCGCGGAGTTGCTGCGGAGATTGAACGTGACTTTGCTGGAGGAGCTTCAAAATATTGACTACAAAAAGTTGTTCTTCGACGATCGGTTCGATTTCAGCTGGTACTTCACCATGATACATGACGGATTCGTTCCAACGCTGGAAGATCCAGACGATCCAGAAGCATTCATCACAGTACCACCTCATACGCTGATTCTGGACAAACCGGCCAGCGATGTCCCGTTAATAGTAGGCCAAACCGCTACCGAGTACAGGTTGATGCTGAAGTACCTGGAGTTCTTCATAATGGGTAGCTACTTCCCGCACAAATCCTGGCAGCCAATCTACTACGACATTGCCAAGTTAGTGCAGAGCAAGATCAACGCTAGTGACAAGCCCGATATCATCGTACAATTGGCCAACCTGGCCAGTGGATATTACCCGGTTAAACGAACGATCCAGCATCTGGTGAGTCAGAGCTCATCTCCCGTGTACTACTTCCAGTTTGAGTATGAGGGACGCTTTGGATACCTGAAAAGGGATCAGAATCAAACCAACCAGCATGGAGCGGCTCACGGCGATGAGTTGGGGTACATATTTTCACCACTTGTGGAGGATGAAGCAGTTGCTGATCGGGAGAGATTCCGGACTGAGTGGAGTGTCCACGAGGAAACTGTTCAGTTGGTGTCGGATTTCGTGAAATTTGG AAATCCTACTCCTCAAGTGGATATTCAACCCAATCTAGTTTGGCCACAGTACAGCGAGAGCGATTCAACCGATCGAAAGTATTTGAACATCGgacaaaatttggaaataatcCCAGATACTGACTCTGAAGACGATTTGTTCAACTTTTACGAACCAATCTATGAATGTTTGTACTATCACAACTGTGACGAAGTGGAAGTGATGGTGAAGAGCATGAAGAGAACTGAATCAAGTCAGTTTGATAACATTGTCAAAATGATGTGCAAAAATGCTGGTAAAAATGGAGCTGAGATACCTGACATGTGCTATGCATTTTGA
- the LOC6050166 gene encoding esterase E4, producing the protein MTTLLALLVAILSTGAATEPCVAKFSPSSFGVGLVNATFTNVSFCSFLGVRYAEPPTGSRRFRNSVLYDPEGPHNYTTTGSICPQEDNIWNVSAIIGDEDCLFMNIYSPLVRGNGSDFGESKYPVLVFVHGGSFIVGSAQVNMNSGVDLLIDSGVLVVSINYRLGVLGFLRYPEFNITGNFGLKDQRTALRWIQKYIKYFGGDPQRVTLMGHSAGGGSVTFHLYADSSRGLFQQVFPLGGSMLAPWALHYDHREGYERFLSKLNATSLEVLEQIDFKDFFARTDEDYVVYCTMAYQGNLPTLEDPDDPDAFITVSPTEQVLSYNSNSDIPVLMEQTATEFELLLYYANFFFMGSNFPHESLQPVHSSIKRFVAFKAFLSKDPDFYRKLANIANLYYPMKRLLRHLSEHNQAPIYYAQFEFDGKFGYFKHDFYKTRINGSKYGAVHGDELGYIFSPHELREALDGRDDFRQEWKVHEGTVELVANFVKYGNPTPKASKLTNLVWPPYNSGNSTHRPYLNIDKTFEIRSDSDSENDIIVMWERIYDCLYYSTCDELKNETARLDNLLSFINNVIGDD; encoded by the exons ATGACCACGTTGCTGGCGCTGCTTGTGGCAATCTTGTCCACCGGAGCCGCCACCGAACCCTGCGTGGCCAAATTCAGCCCCAGCAGCTTCGGAGTGGGGCTGGTGAACGCGACGTTTACCAACGTTTCGTTCTGTTCCTTTTTGGGAGTCCGGTACGCCGAGCCACCGACGGGATCGCGCAGGTTTAGG AACTCGGTGCTGTACGATCCGGAAGGGCCACATAACTACACCACAACTGGAAGCATCTGTCCTCAGGAGGACAACATCTGGAACGTCTCGGCGATCATCGGGGATGAAGATTGCCTGTTCATGAACATCTACTCACCGTTGGTGAGGGGAAATGGGAGTGACTTTGGTGAGTCCAAGTACCCGGTGTTGGTGTTCGTTCACGGTGGATCTTTCATCGTGGGATCAGCTCAGGTGAACATGAACTCCGGAGTGGATCTGCTGATCGACAGTGGAGTCCTGGTGGTGAGTATCAACTATCGCTTGGGCGTGCTAGGATTCCTGCGCTATCCGGAGTTCAACATTACCGGGAACTTTGGCTTGAAAGATCAACGAACGGCGCTGCGCTGGATCCAGAAGTATATCAAGTACTTTGGAGGTGATCCACAACGGGTGACCTTGATGGGTCATAGTGCCGGAGGTGGATCCGTCACGTTTCATTTGTACGCCGATAGCTCGCGAGGACTGTTCCAGCAGGTATTCCCCCTCGGTGGATCTATGCTAGCTCCGTGGGCACTGCACTACGATCATCGAGAAGGTTACGAGAGATTTCTTTCGAAACTCAACGCTACATCACTGGAGGTACTTGAGCAAATCGATTTCAAAGACTTTTTCGCGAGAACTGACGAGGATTACGTCGTGTACTGCACGATGGCGTACCAAGGAAATCTGCcaactttggaggacccagatgaTCCGGATGCGTTCATAACAGTTTCACCCACCGAGCAAGTTCTGAGCTACAACAGCAACAGTGACATTCCGGTTCTGATGGAACAAACCGCTACCGAGTTCGAACTCCTTCTCTACTATGCCAACTTCTTCTTTATGGGAAGTAACTTCCCCCACGAATCGCTGCAACCAGTTCACAGCTCTATCAAGCGATTTGTAGCGTTCAAGGCATTCCTAAGCAAGGATCCGGACTTTTACCGGAAGCTCGCCAACATCGCCAACCTGTACTATCCGATGAAGCGACTGTTACGACACCTCTCGGAGCACAATCAAGCTCCAATCTACTACGCACAGTTTGAGTTTGACGGAAAATTCGGATACTTCAAGCATGACTTCTACAAGACCCGCATCAACGGGTCAAAGTACGGTGCGGTTCATGGCGACGAGCTGGGTTACATCTTTTCGCCGCACGAACTTCGGGAAGCGCTGGACGGGAGGGACGATTTTCGTCAGGAGTGGAAGGTTCACGAGGGGACCGTCGAGCTGGTGGCGAACTTTGTGAAATATGG GAACCCAACTCCAAAAGCAAGCAAGCTGACCAACTTGGTATGGCCTCCGTACAACTCTGGAAACTCAACCCATCGACCGTATTTGAACATTGATAAGACGTTCGAAATCAGGTCGGATTCCGATTCCGAGAATGACATCATTGTCATGTGGGAAAGGATTTACGACTGTTTGTACTACTCGACGTGTGACGAGCTTAAGAACGAAACAGCACGTTTAGATAATCTGCTCAGCTTCATCAACAATGTAATTGGAGATGATTAA